One genomic window of Thermococcus indicus includes the following:
- a CDS encoding aconitase X catalytic domain-containing protein codes for MYLTKEEELILAGEYGYALQKAMEILVALGEIYGADRLIPIKSAQIAGVSYKNIGDAGMEFLRDFVNAGAKVSVYTTLNPAGIGDDEFMEKQREVLELYRRMGIEITSTCTPYYGANLPKFGDHIAWSESSAVSFANSILGARTNREGGPSSLAAAIVGKTPNYGLHLDENRKATVVVNVDAKVETFVDYAALGYHLGRTLGNDVPYLRGPKPERTELLKEMGAAMAASGSIALYHVEGETPEYRDAITDKLETITVEDSDIRAVREEFRDDWADIDMILIGCPHASLGEVKEIAELLRMRGRPLRIPLFITASGAVKALADALGYTEIIERYNGRIIADVCFVVSPIKGWYSGIATNSGKSAFYFRSFGFHVRLDDAENLIREAP; via the coding sequence ATGTACCTGACTAAGGAGGAGGAGCTGATTCTGGCGGGGGAGTACGGCTACGCCCTCCAGAAGGCGATGGAGATACTCGTCGCCCTTGGGGAAATTTACGGTGCCGACAGGCTCATTCCGATAAAGAGCGCCCAGATTGCAGGCGTTTCTTACAAGAACATCGGCGACGCCGGGATGGAGTTCCTGAGGGACTTCGTCAATGCGGGCGCGAAGGTCAGCGTCTACACGACCCTCAACCCCGCGGGCATAGGCGACGACGAGTTCATGGAGAAACAGAGGGAAGTTCTCGAACTCTACAGGAGGATGGGAATCGAGATCACCTCAACCTGCACCCCGTACTACGGAGCGAACCTTCCGAAGTTCGGCGACCACATCGCGTGGAGCGAAAGTTCTGCCGTCAGCTTCGCCAACTCCATTCTGGGCGCAAGGACGAACAGAGAAGGCGGCCCCTCGAGCTTAGCGGCGGCGATAGTCGGCAAGACACCGAACTACGGCCTCCACCTGGACGAGAACAGGAAAGCGACGGTGGTGGTCAACGTTGACGCGAAGGTGGAAACCTTCGTTGACTACGCGGCCCTCGGCTACCACCTGGGCAGGACGCTCGGCAACGATGTGCCCTACCTCAGGGGACCAAAACCCGAGAGAACCGAGCTCCTCAAGGAGATGGGGGCGGCGATGGCGGCGAGCGGGTCGATAGCGCTCTACCACGTGGAGGGCGAGACCCCCGAGTACCGCGATGCCATAACGGATAAACTTGAGACGATAACCGTTGAGGATTCAGATATCCGGGCCGTACGGGAGGAGTTCAGGGACGACTGGGCGGACATAGACATGATCCTCATCGGCTGCCCCCACGCATCCCTCGGTGAGGTGAAGGAAATTGCGGAGCTCCTCAGGATGCGCGGAAGGCCCCTCAGGATACCCCTGTTCATCACGGCAAGCGGCGCGGTCAAGGCTCTGGCCGATGCCCTCGGCTACACGGAGATAATAGAGCGCTACAACGGGAGAATAATAGCGGACGTCTGCTTCGTTGTCTCCCCGATTAAGGGGTGGTACAGCGGCATAGCCACCAACAGCGGAAAATCCGCGTTTTACTTCCGCTCATTCGGGTTCCATGTCCGCCTGGACGATGCAGAGAACCTGATAAGGGAGGCGCCGTGA